The Elusimicrobiota bacterium genome contains the following window.
AACCCTGCCTACAACGTCAGTGATTCTACAGAGGTTACCCCCGAGCGTTGTGCCGGTAGTGTCTGAGTATTCAAAACTTACTGTGTTATTGTTGGGGTCAACTATACTTTTGAGCAGCCCGGTTTGGATGTCATAATCGTAATGAACACCGCCGACTTGCTCGCGCATTGTGTATACGTTGGAAGAGTAGTTAATATATATCTTTGTCCGCGTGCCGCTAGGCGGGTAGTAGTATTCTTCAATAGGGTCGTACGTAAACTTTATCTCCGCGCTATCCCCGCGGTACTGCGTAAGCGTACCATCAGTTTCGATACGTAACCGCGTATCAAACGGATGCGTCCACCCGTAGCCAAACGGGCCAAGGAAGCGCTGCATACTGTTGTAGGTACGCGTGAAGTGTAACGGCAATCCGCGGCTATTGGGCAAATATATGTCGGTGATAGGGTAGTACAAGTTGCCGGTCAACGTGTTGACTGAATACACAATATTCTCCGTACCTTCAATATCGTTGGTTGAGGGCGTAGTGATTGATGTCATCGGTGCTTGAATATTTACGCCGTTCGCGTCTTCCGCGTGTAGGGATACGCCGGTATTCGCGCCGTTAGGCTGCGCGATGCTGGGTAACGAACGGATTGCGTAGGAAGAAAATATGCTGCCGGTACTGTCATGGTTAAGCAAAAACAATGCGCCGGATTTTCCTAATGCCATCATAAAACCGCTATCACCGTATACCGGCTGGCTCCACGCACGGGAACCGCCGTAGACTGCGTATAAAACATTATTGTCAGAACATGCGTATACAACGTTGTCTTTGTCAGAGATGAGGTACCGCGGGGCTGGAATATCCGTTAAATTTGGAATATAGTATTCCCATTTAGTAGTACCATTAGAAGTGTTTAACGCGCGGATACCGCTCATTTCCTTTGTTTCTTCGGGATTATTAACTACTTCATGATATAGTACGCTAACATTATTGCTGTCCATCACATTTGGGATTGACAACACGTCTTCGTTTGCCATACTGTGCGCCCAGAGTATATTACCCGAATTATCCAGTTTCTTAACATAAGACGTATACCCGGGCTCACCGTTATTTGTTACCAATACACTAACGTAAAGATTGTCGTTTTCGTCTACTGCCGGAGTGTATACTGACGTAAATTCGGGACCATAACAATCCGAACTAAGATCGGTACGCCAAACATACGCACCGTTTGAGGTGTTGACTGATAAAACGCTTATATCAGTGTTTATGTATAACCTATCCCCTGTATCATTACCAATAGACGACCCTGACAGCCATTCCGAATCGGGTGTAAGATATCCGCCTAATCCAGAGGACCAGTTTTCTGTTCCGTATGTTATAGACAATGCATAAACCGTGTTGTCTCCTGCAGTAATGTATACTGCATTATCCGCAGAGTATCCTATTGTCACGGGAGATACGTTAGAAGTATATACTGCGCTCACCCACGCAAGTTCGCCGCCTACGAACTTGTACACACGGTTTGCGTTCGTTATGACATATAGGTCGTCGGAGTTACCGACTGTTACCGCATTTATGTTATCGGCAAACGTGTAGTATTCTGTCATCGCGCCAGTTGTGTTGTCATACATCTTTAGTAACGTACCAAACGCGAGGTACACAATTCCTTCACTATCCACTATCGGCGGGACCGTAGCGTACTGCGACGCTACAAGTGCTGCGCTTGAGAGTATGGGTTCGCGGTGCGGGCCGGAAACTAACGAACTGTTTGACGTGTGAGTATTATCGCCGTACGCTGATGCCCAGTAGGGCGTACTGCCCGGCACCGGGGGTTCGTAGTATGTCGTCGCTGCCAAAGGGAGATGGTATATATGCCCGATTCCCAGGTTGTACGTTGAAGTTACGCTGCTGCCAATAACTTCCTGCCCGCCAAGTAAAACAACGGATTGATAACTGGTATTAACAGTGGTACTGCCAAACCCGCTGAGGACCGCATCGATAGAATACTCAGCATAACAGAATTCGGTTGTTAGTAAAGATAATGATATTAATACATATTTTGTTATCGTTGTTAATGTTTTACTCATTACTCGTTTCCCTGCGAGGTCATGTTGCCGTAACTGTCGTACTTAATATTATTCATCTTATTTTTATTGTTTTAACCAATTTCCCAGCGGTAGTGTATGTGTTAATAAGATATCCCATATAAAGTATGTTAAATGCCGTACTAGTGTGATTAAAATAAACAAGTGTAATAAAAGCAATACCTTTATCATCAATACGAGCCTTTAGATTGCCATTTATATCATATACCAACACTGTGTTTCCTGCTCCGAGATCATTGAAATATAATATAATATATTTTTCGTTAGGAGCTATCGCTAACTCATACCATCGTCCACTTGTATTAATAGAATATCTCAATCTACCATTTATATCATAGAAATCAAAAGCATTTGCTGTTTTATTACAAACCAATTTGTGTTTCTTAAATACGACGGGATGATACGGTGAAACAATTATTTCGTTACGAAATAATATTTTCTTATCCTTATATGTTACGCCAGGCAGCAGTTCTTTCTCAATTCCATCCATGCATTTTTCAATATCAAGCATTCTCTTTTTTACGCGTTTTCTCAATTCGTCGTCTAATAGATTGTCATCATAACCAATTACAAAATATTCCCTCAAGGCTTCGTCATATTTCTTCTCTCTAAACAACTGTTCCGCTGAAGACGTTGATACAAAATGGACATATTTGGTTTCGATCCAA
Protein-coding sequences here:
- a CDS encoding DUF6531 domain-containing protein; the protein is MSKTLTTITKYVLISLSLLTTEFCYAEYSIDAVLSGFGSTTVNTSYQSVVLLGGQEVIGSSVTSTYNLGIGHIYHLPLAATTYYEPPVPGSTPYWASAYGDNTHTSNSSLVSGPHREPILSSAALVASQYATVPPIVDSEGIVYLAFGTLLKMYDNTTGAMTEYYTFADNINAVTVGNSDDLYVITNANRVYKFVGGELAWVSAVYTSNVSPVTIGYSADNAVYITAGDNTVYALSITYGTENWSSGLGGYLTPDSEWLSGSSIGNDTGDRLYINTDISVLSVNTSNGAYVWRTDLSSDCYGPEFTSVYTPAVDENDNLYVSVLVTNNGEPGYTSYVKKLDNSGNILWAHSMANEDVLSIPNVMDSNNVSVLYHEVVNNPEETKEMSGIRALNTSNGTTKWEYYIPNLTDIPAPRYLISDKDNVVYACSDNNVLYAVYGGSRAWSQPVYGDSGFMMALGKSGALFLLNHDSTGSIFSSYAIRSLPSIAQPNGANTGVSLHAEDANGVNIQAPMTSITTPSTNDIEGTENIVYSVNTLTGNLYYPITDIYLPNSRGLPLHFTRTYNSMQRFLGPFGYGWTHPFDTRLRIETDGTLTQYRGDSAEIKFTYDPIEEYYYPPSGTRTKIYINYSSNVYTMREQVGGVHYDYDIQTGLLKSIVDPNNNTVSFEYSDTTGTTLGGNLCRITDVVGRVIQLEYNEKNFIQLIVDPLGQGTSYYYETAGYHLTRVEGPGGYVAWYEYNSPINANLLTRNEDPRVRPKRFAVRTYEYNFAGRCSYQYGDDGESVSISYDDAARENTFTDSRQNTTKFLFDSSGRITQITNASPLVLTKHYDWDSGNNNTKVTGYGGNVYTYEYDTNGNVSSMTTPAGTTLYTYDSTFNKIESFTNEREYTHTYHYDTKGNLDLITDPYDKTVQNFYDSYGQLSWTKNARNKYTYYYYDAYGNRYKTVDAENKTSYTYYDTLGRSTYTVNARGYATVNTLD